A region of Colletotrichum higginsianum IMI 349063 chromosome 10, whole genome shotgun sequence DNA encodes the following proteins:
- a CDS encoding Palmitoyl protein thioesterase, which translates to MKSLSIPTLLTVGSLAAVAYSAATPPQRPLSDDDLNDHALPLIIWHGLGDSYDGDGIKQIGELAEEINPGTFVYTVKVGADPNSDRSATFFGNMTTQLEQVCEEIAAHPILSTAPAVDAIGFSQGGQFLRGYVERCNNPPVRSLVTYGSQHNGIVEFKACGDADLLCKGAMALLRFNTWSTFVQNRLVPAQYYRDPKPDQYEKYLESSNFLADINNERELKNVRYKKNIASLANFVMVMFEDDTTVIPKETAWFEEVNGTESLPLRARPIYQEDWIGLRELDRKGGLRFRQIPGDHMELTQKNLNKTIQEFFGPYKKRFEAEAKLKFASEEL; encoded by the coding sequence ATGAAGTCCCTCTCCATCCCTACGCTCCTCACAGTCGGCTCCCTAGCCGCCGTCGCGTACTCGGCCGCGACCCCTCCTCAAAGACCTCTCTCCGACGATGATTTGAACGACCacgccctccccctcatTATCTGgcacggcctcggcgactcgtacgacggcgacggcatcaagcagatcggcgagctggccgaagAGATCAACCCGGGCACCTTCGTCTACACCGTCAAGGTCGGCGCAGACCCCAACAGCGATCGGTCCGCCACCTTCTTCGGCAATATGACGACGCAGCTCGAGCAGGTGTGTGAGGAAATCGCCGCCCACCCGATCCTCTCGACCgcgcccgccgtcgacgccatcggcTTCTCCCAGGGCGGCCAGTTCCTCCGTGGCTACGTCGAACGCTGCAACAACCCGCCTGTCCGCTCCCTAGTAACCTACGGCAGCCAGCACAACGGCATTGTCGAGTTCAAGGCTtgcggcgacgccgacctgCTCTGCAAGGGCGCCATGGCCCTGCTGCGCTTCAACACCTGGTCTACCTTTGTCCAGAACCGCCTCGTGCCCGCCCAGTACTACCGCGACCCCAAGCCGGACCAGTACGAGAAGTACCTCGAGTCGTCTaacttcctcgccgacatcaaCAACGAGCGCGAGCTCAAGAACGTCCGGTACAAGAAGAACATCGCGAGCCTCGCCAACTTTGTCATGGTCATGTTCGAGGATGACACCACCGTCATCCCCAAGGAGACGGCCTGGTTCGAGGAGGTCAACGGCACTGAGAGCCTGCCGCTGCGCGCGAGGCCCATCTACCAGGAGGACTGGATTGGCCTGAGGGAGCTGGACCGCAAGGGCGGCCTCCGCTTCCGCCAGATCCCCGGCGACCACATGGAGCTGACCCAGAAGAACCTCAACAAGACCATTCAGGAATTCTTCGGCCCCTACAAGAAGCGCTTCGAGGCTGAGGCGAAACTAAAGTTCGCCAGCGAGGAATTGTAA
- a CDS encoding C-type cyclin: MTSLNGYLVPIHTLVPGGLGTEVLDLRADGHPKLIRVLYRQDRSVIPPRLRLLVVPHPEWQTWSVHSAGQVDWHTADAAPAPFTHPTATLKEIYEGVLKHWGRDVSEATRTQIELLAPNHILDLPLEGDTAFFDDYSWITTPVRSAPYSIEDAGDEDDSSTRSDGKIDHVNEVDSDIQGLLWEHNYKTPGSGSDDTVAGKSAGCDGDITMAPSGPKAQQNAAATNSSTPTPASEPAAPKGPHPGHIQVACQYTSEQRLRRMLRDNKSDPAREDNYRLQGVQLIDNVRNMLRVPIKTFDTACVYYHWFRLSFRDAEYNYQDAAVAALFLACKVEDTIKKSKEILCAAYNIKNPDHPTTQDDKMFEQPSKIIIGLERLVLETVGFDFRCRYPQSALFKVTKKIMGTNSKNLFSLAMDMSVDLYRTFAPIKQTSYAMALGLLELSARLLGEGVDKIEQINYADFHTTRQNVVETVLDLLDLYTQHGKSTKLGNRFDLNKFIEVKIIINNEVDNTPHLVRYAHWCTNCDGGEDENLSNGVSVLKNISFFGSNSAKRNGRNQDGTMRFVFDPEQARQERKEVEPYFRDEYEEYEVEVEVPIEPERPNHNPRDKRHDGGGGGWGGSNHHRRNRGKGRGYY, translated from the exons ATGACCTCCCTCAACGGCTACCTGGTGCCTATCCACACCTTGGTTCCCGGGGGCTTGGGTACCGAGGTCCTGGACCTCCGCGCGGATGGCCATCCCAAGCTAATCCGGGTCTTGTACCGGCAAGATCGTTCCGTCATCCCgccccggctccggctcctGGTGGTGCCCCACCCCGAGTGGCAAACGTGGTCCGTGCATAGTGCAGGCCAGGTTGACTGGCACACGGCAGACGCAGCTCCAGCACCTTTCACGCACCCCACCGCGACTTTGAAGGAAATCTACGAGGGCGTTTTAAAGCATTGGGGACGCGACGTCTCAGAGGCGACGCGCACGCAGATTGAACTCCTTGCGCCCAACCACATCCTCGATTTACCTCTGGAGGGAGACACCGCTTTCTTCGACGATTACAGCTGGATCACGACCCCTGTCCGTTCCGCTCCGTACTCGatcgaggacgccggcgacgaggacgacagcAGCACCAGAAGCgacggcaagatcgaccACGTGAACGAGGTCGACAGCGACATTCAGGGCTTGCTTTGGGAGCATAATTACAAGACACCCGGTAGCGGTTCGGACGATACCGTAGCTGGCAAGTCTGCCGGTTGCGACGGCGACATCACGATGGCTCCTTCCGGCCCCAAGGCGCAGCAGAATGCTGCCGCTACGAACAGCTCGACACCGACGCCTGCCTCCGAGCCTGCCGCTCCGAAGGGACCGCACCCTGGCCACATCCAGGTGGCTTGTCAGTACACCAGCGAGCAGAGATTAAGGCGCATGCTGCGAGACAACAAGAGTGATCCAGCTCGGGAGGATAACTACCGTCTCCAGGGAGTGCAGCTCATCGACAATGTCCGAAACATGCTGCGCGT CCCCATCAAGACCTTCGACACCGCCTGTGTCTACTATCACTGGTTCAGACTCTCGTTCCGCGATGCCGAGTACAACTACCAGGATGCCGCCGTGGCTGCTCTCTTCCTCGCTTGCAAGGTGGAGGACACCATCAAGAAGTCTAAGGAGATACTGTGTGCTGCGTACAACATTAAGAATCCCGACCACCCCACAACCCAGGACGACAAG ATGTTCGAGCAGCCCTCCAAGATCATCATCGGCCTGGAACGCCTGGTTCTTGAGACCGTTGGCTTCGACTTCCGCTGCCGCTACCCTCAGTCTGCCCTGTTCAAGGTCACGAAGAAGATCATGGGCACCAACTCGAAGAACCTCTTCTCCCTTGCGATGGATATGAGTGTGGACTTGTACAGGACCTTCGCCCCGATCAAGCAAACCAGTTACGCCATGGCCTTGGGTTTGCTCGAGCTGTCCGCTCGGCTCCTCGGTGAAGGCGTGGACAAGATCGAACAGATCAACTACGCCGACTTCCACACAACCCGCCAGAACGTCGTCGAGACCGTActcgacctgctcgacctcTACACGCAGCACGGCAAGTCCACCAAGCTCGGCAACCGGTTCGACCTGAACAAGTTCATCGAGGTCAAGATCATCATTAACAATGAGGTCGACAATACCCCGCATCTCGTTCGATACGCCCACTGGTGCACCAActgcgacggcggcgaggacgagaaccTGTCCAACGGTGTTTCGGTCCTCAAGAACATTTCGTTCTTCGGTAGCAACAGTGCTAAGCGCAATGGACGCAACCAGGACGGCACAATGCGCTTCGTCTTCGATCCAGAGCAGGCCCGCCAGGAGCGCAAGGAGGTAGAGCCTTACTTCCGCGACGAATACGAGGAAtacgaggtcgaggtcgaggtcccCATCGAGCCCGAGCGCCCCAACCACAACCCCCGTGACAAgcgccacgacggcggcggcggcggctggggcgGTTCGAATCACCACCGACGCAACCGCGGCAAGGGCCGTGGCTACTACTGA
- a CDS encoding Zinc finger protein 2, whose amino-acid sequence MEHELTDPRYSDGASRTRCSLTDIFTDLDDFQSNTPQPFPLQAEPYDTGPLSHESNPWTSFQPFYGLSAEHIDSSYSVSDLPVDANLISWSQCDGPSFQALNRPVNHWPVILGLDSPAFGAPYEDHRQYPVVPTPHQAAYDHAHLSFKPNTQSIDQGSFSAQLYSHGFHGSSPSTYTNLGSPSQYHTLSLSGGPVESLGTRPLAAGTCINIQASHKDEILVDNITANGTNVLTSLVIADPGQSSESSTPNSIGSSPGPDMLDCPACGRFQGDVRRLREHMRCHIKPHICDVGGCGRRFSTSRDLKRHQESAHRKSTLECHICFRKFGGKRADNLQRHLQTKHALEAMYEGPLPFGPL is encoded by the exons ATGGAGCATGAGCTAACTGACCCGCGTTACAGTGACGGCGCCAGCCGCACGCGATGTTCTTTGACAGATATCTTTACAGATCTTGA TGACTTTCAATCGAACACACCTCAACCCTTCCCTCTTCAGGCCGAGCCTTACGACACTGGTCCGTTGTCGCATGAGTCGAACCCGTGGACTTCCTTTCAACCGTTCTATGGTCTGAGTGCCGAACACATCGACAGCTCATACTCGGTATCGGACCTCCCCGTCGATGCCAACCTTATATCATGGTCTCAATGTGACGGGCCTAGCTTCCAGGCCCTCAACCGACCAGTCAATCACTGGCCTGTTATTCTAGGCCTTGATTCCCCTGCGTTTGGCGCTCCCTACGAGGATCATAGGCAGTACCCCGTCGTTCCCACACCACATCAAGCCGCATATGATCATGCCCACTTGTCATTCAAACCAAACACTCAATCAATAGATCAAGGTTCCTTCAGTGCACAGCTCTACAGCCATGGATTCCATGGATCGAGCCCTTCAACATATACAAATCTCGGCAGTCCTTCTCAATACCATACGTTATCTTTATCTGGTGGCCCGGTCGAAAGCCTTGGTACTCGGCCCTTGGCTGCTGGCACTTGTATCAATATCCAAGCCAGTCACAAGGACGAAATACTTGTCGATAACATAACAGCCAACGGAACAAACGTCTTGACTTCTCTTGTGATCGCTGATCCTGGGCAAAGTAGTGAAAGTTCGACCCCCAACTCCATCGGCTCGTCACCAGGCCCCGATATGCTCGACTGCCCAGCATGCGGCCGTTTCCAAGGAGATGTGAGAAGGCTCAG GGAACACATGCGTTGTCACATAAAGCCGCATATCTGCGACGTTGGCGGGTGTGGCCGGCGGTTTAGCACGTCGAGAGACCTTAAGCGCCACCAGGAGTCGGCGCACCGGAAGTCAACTCTGGAATGCCACATCTGCTTCCGAAAGTTCGGCGGCAAGCGCGCAGACAACCTGCAGAGACACCTCCAGACAAAACATGCACTGGAGGCTATGTATGAAGGACCACTTCCGTTCGGGCCGCTTTGA
- a CDS encoding Alpha beta hydrolase fold family, whose protein sequence is MISWKRVVTLALLGTRAVKAQKYLGRAAIALIKLPAASESPDGEYRGMILVNPGGPGASGVELALYNGSTIQSVAGSNYDVVGIDPRGVGLTEPRPNCSAGILLPRDEVLSRRDVPRFVDRYYQEFIDFGKELGERCQAQAGADTEAGPHMTSAVTARDMVSVVDTFAATPDGERAALNSSLLNYYGISYGTFLGQTFASMFPDRVGHLAIDGQVSPEGFQSNFTSNSVNHIDGVFGAFFVYCHAAGPACTFYSGSTAMDIFERWNASFVQLEARRAEVEGWSNATEIASALETLKYVILDAAVGPMGGFVRAADAFVDLEKALASGSLSTWTENTNLVFNFRGIEGYSSGNPEQSLGVICSDQSNVLYGKSLEDIQPLILDLQDQSIVGDIWTTAMLGCLGWPIKSNDVFRGPYGGNTSHPLLFISNTFDPTTPIDNAIASIPNYVNARSLTVDNMGHSVAASGANFCAYGAIRSYFQDTMCGKEHYCPVETGPFGVLLNGTIQQNLEAAGLSNLRSLY, encoded by the exons ATGATATCCTGGAAGCGTGTCGTAACGCTCGCGCTGCTCGGTACACGAGCCGTAAAGGCTCAGAAAT ACCTGGGCAGAGCTGCTATCGCACTGATCAAGctccccgccgcctccgagtCCCCGGACGGCGAGTATCGCGGCATGATCCTCGTCAACCCGGGAGGACCTGGCGCTTCTGGCGTTGAACTGGCCTTGTACAATGGTTCCACTATCCAATCTGTGGCCGGCTCAAATTACGACGTCGTAGGCATTGACCCCCGAGGCGTCGGACTCACTGAGCCGCGACCCAACTGTTCCGCAGGCATACTGCTGCCCCGGGACGAAGTTCTTTCTCGACGAGATGTCCCTCGGTTCGTCGATAGGTACTACCAGGAGTTCATCGACTTTGgcaaggagctcggcgagcgaTGCCAGGCACAGGCCGGTGCCGATACCGAAGCCGGTCCGCACATGACCAGCGCGGTCACCGCTCGCGACATGGTCAGCGTCGTGGACACCTTTGCTGCAACTCCCGACGGCGAGCGTGCAGCTCTGAACTCCAGCCTGCTGAACTACTACGGCATCAGCTACGGTACGTTCCTGGGCCAGACGTTCGCGTCCATGTTTCCCGACAGAGTCGGTCacctcgccatcgacggACAAGTTAGCCCGGAGGGGTTCCAGTCAAACTTCACTTCGAACAGCGTCAACCACATCGACGGCGTTTTCGGGGCCTTCTTCGTGTACTGCCACGCCGCCGGGCCTGCCTGTACCTTTTACAGTGGAAGCACGGCGATGGACATCTTCGAGAGGTGGAACGCTTCGTTCGTGCAGCTCGAGGCACGAAGGGCAGAGGTCGAAGGCTGGTCGAACGCCACGGAGATCGCCTCGGCACTGGAAACATTAAAATATGTCATTCTCGACGCGGCGGTTGGGCCGATGGGCGGGTTCGTCAGGGCTGCGGATGCCTTCGTAGACTTGGAGAAGGCTCTTGCGTCGGGCTCTCTTTCAACTTGGACAGAGAATACCAACCTGGTGTTTAACTTCAGGGGCATCGAGGGTTATTCAAGTGGGAACCCCGAACAATCTCTTGGTGTCATATGCTCGGACCAGAGCAATGTTTTGTACGGGAAGTCGCTGGAGGATATTCAACCTCTCATCCTCGACCTACAAGACCAAAGCATTGTTGGAGATatctggacgacggcgatgcttGGGTGCCTCGGATGGCCTATCAAATCCAACGACGTGTTCCGCGGGCCGTATGGGGGCAACACCTCCCACCCGCTACTATTCATCAGCAACACTTTCGATCCCACCACACCCATCGACAA CGCCATCGCAAGTATCCCGAACTATGTCAACGCTCGGAGTCTCACTGTCGACAACATGGGT CATAGCGTTGCAGCATCCGGGGCCAACTTCTGTGCCTACGGCGCCATTCGATCCTACTTCCAGGATACAATGTGTGGCAAGGAGCACTACTGCCCAGTTGAAACAGGACCGTTTGGCGTTTTGCTGAACGGCACCATCCAGCAGAACCTGGAAGCGGCAGGGCTCTCCAACCTACGCAGCTTGTACTGA